From Micrococcus porci, one genomic window encodes:
- a CDS encoding Mrp/NBP35 family ATP-binding protein, whose translation MSAPALPRPEVRTPLEAAVLAALDGVVDPEIRRPITELGMVRSVAETGGGHVAVEVLLTIAGCPLKGTIQADVAAAVADVPGCAGVDVRLGVMTPTERAALQEALRGARPANPFAEDSLTRVLAVASGKGGVGKSTVTANLAVALAGRGLSVGLIDADVHGYSIPGLLGVQASPTRVGELILPPVSRGVKVISIGMFLDADRPVAWRGPMLHRALEQFVTDVHWGDLDVLLVDLPPGTGDIAISTAQLLPASELVVVTTPQHAAAQVAARAGQLAAQTGQRVAGVVENMGPMALPDGTVLDVFGAGGGQEVADRLSGALGTSVPLLGTVPLDPALRRGGDAGEPVVVSAPESPAAAALQEVAARLAVRPGSLRGRGLPVSPR comes from the coding sequence GTGAGCGCCCCGGCCCTGCCCCGCCCGGAGGTGCGGACCCCTCTGGAGGCTGCGGTCCTCGCGGCTCTCGACGGCGTGGTCGACCCGGAGATCCGCCGGCCGATCACGGAGCTCGGCATGGTCCGCTCCGTGGCGGAGACCGGCGGGGGCCATGTGGCCGTCGAGGTGCTGCTGACCATCGCCGGGTGTCCCCTGAAGGGGACCATCCAGGCGGACGTGGCCGCCGCCGTCGCGGACGTGCCGGGGTGCGCCGGCGTGGACGTGCGCCTGGGCGTGATGACCCCCACCGAGCGTGCCGCCCTCCAGGAGGCGCTGCGCGGGGCACGCCCCGCGAACCCCTTCGCGGAGGACTCGCTCACCCGCGTCCTCGCGGTCGCCTCGGGCAAGGGCGGCGTCGGCAAGTCCACGGTCACGGCCAACCTGGCGGTCGCGCTGGCCGGCCGGGGACTGTCCGTGGGGCTGATCGACGCGGACGTGCACGGCTACTCCATCCCGGGCCTGCTCGGCGTCCAGGCCTCCCCCACACGCGTGGGTGAGCTGATCCTGCCGCCCGTCTCGCGGGGCGTGAAGGTCATCTCGATCGGCATGTTCCTGGACGCGGACCGGCCGGTGGCCTGGCGCGGGCCCATGCTGCACCGCGCGCTCGAGCAGTTCGTCACGGACGTGCACTGGGGGGACCTGGACGTGCTCCTCGTGGACCTGCCCCCGGGCACCGGGGACATCGCCATCTCGACGGCGCAGCTGCTGCCGGCCTCGGAGCTCGTGGTGGTGACCACCCCGCAGCACGCCGCCGCGCAGGTGGCCGCGCGGGCCGGTCAGCTGGCGGCGCAGACCGGTCAGCGGGTCGCCGGCGTCGTGGAGAACATGGGGCCGATGGCCCTGCCGGACGGCACCGTGCTGGACGTCTTCGGCGCCGGCGGCGGCCAGGAGGTCGCGGACCGGCTCTCCGGCGCGCTGGGCACGTCGGTGCCGCTGCTGGGCACCGTGCCCCTGGACCCGGCGCTGCGCCGCGGGGGCGACGCGGGCGAGCCCGTGGTCGTCTCCGCGCCGGAGAGCCCGGCGGCCGCGGCCCTGCAGGAGGTCGCCGCTCGGCTGGCGGTGCGCCCCGGGAGCCTGCGCGGGCGCGGGCTCCCCGTCAGCCCTCGCTGA
- a CDS encoding Sec-independent protein translocase subunit TatA/TatB produces the protein MFGINGSELIVLIVLAFVVLGPEKLPEYTRALAQGIRKTRDMAEGAKTQFKEETGTDFDSVDWRRYDPRQYDPRRIIRDALREPADGSTAAARAQELTGVAAEDLQGGLSAQDLRDMDPRSLFRRPSGDGSTAAPAGGGASAPSDAPTPEDVPSAAVPVAAASPSPAGAAAAGVAAALLASGRAEEVLTDPAPLQHLGTDPDPLDLLGKAPAPFDVDAT, from the coding sequence GTGTTTGGCATCAACGGCTCCGAGCTGATCGTCCTGATCGTCCTGGCCTTCGTGGTCCTCGGGCCGGAGAAGCTCCCCGAGTACACCCGCGCCCTGGCACAGGGCATCCGCAAGACCCGGGACATGGCCGAGGGCGCCAAGACGCAGTTCAAGGAGGAGACCGGGACGGACTTCGACTCCGTGGACTGGCGCAGGTACGACCCCCGCCAGTACGACCCCCGCCGGATCATCCGCGACGCGCTCCGCGAGCCGGCCGACGGTTCCACGGCCGCGGCCCGCGCGCAGGAGCTGACCGGCGTGGCCGCCGAGGACCTGCAAGGCGGCCTCTCCGCCCAGGACCTGCGGGACATGGACCCCCGCTCGCTGTTCCGCCGCCCCTCGGGCGACGGCAGCACGGCCGCCCCGGCAGGCGGGGGCGCCTCGGCGCCGTCCGACGCCCCCACCCCGGAGGACGTCCCCTCCGCCGCGGTCCCCGTGGCGGCCGCGTCCCCTTCCCCGGCCGGGGCCGCCGCCGCCGGCGTCGCGGCCGCCCTCCTGGCCTCCGGACGCGCCGAGGAGGTCCTCACGGACCCGGCCCCGCTGCAGCACCTGGGCACCGACCCGGATCCCCTCGACCTGCTCGGCAAGGCCCCGGCGCCGTTCGACGTCGACGCCACCTGA